A window from Salinibaculum sp. SYNS191 encodes these proteins:
- a CDS encoding DUF6166 domain-containing protein, whose amino-acid sequence MNGNVPVASSESVPVASPGQSHRDTVEYVGFRVDGQAVVLNLSEHRRLSLERSLDLVNHSPSGFEWGYSGSGPAQLACTLLLDYYDDEQFAREHYIAFRNQVVSQLECDGAAACWHLTGEEIDTAMATLTDDVVALADGGRPSPSLPENWRTVSRPDRRVFQRADRDHYIVLGDGSDEWLVVLCSQGDRAYPAPLAHRTVAEEADVEQVIRELAEESNDLIEPPEGEY is encoded by the coding sequence ATGAACGGGAATGTACCTGTAGCAAGTTCGGAATCGGTTCCAGTCGCATCGCCCGGTCAGTCCCACCGAGACACAGTCGAATACGTCGGCTTCCGTGTCGACGGCCAAGCCGTCGTCCTGAACCTCTCGGAGCATCGGCGACTCTCCCTCGAGCGCAGTCTGGACCTCGTCAACCACAGTCCGAGCGGGTTCGAATGGGGATACAGTGGTAGCGGGCCCGCCCAGCTCGCGTGCACGCTCCTCCTCGACTACTACGACGATGAGCAGTTCGCCCGTGAGCACTACATCGCGTTCCGGAATCAGGTGGTCTCACAACTGGAGTGCGACGGTGCAGCGGCGTGCTGGCACCTCACCGGCGAGGAGATCGACACCGCGATGGCGACCCTTACCGACGACGTCGTCGCGCTCGCGGACGGCGGACGGCCGTCACCGTCGCTCCCTGAGAACTGGCGAACCGTCTCTCGCCCGGACCGGCGGGTCTTCCAGCGCGCTGATCGCGACCACTACATCGTACTCGGGGATGGAAGCGACGAGTGGCTGGTCGTTCTCTGCAGCCAGGGCGACCGGGCATATCCCGCCCCGCTCGCACATCGGACGGTTGCCGAGGAGGCTGACGTGGAACAGGTAATCCGGGAACTTGCCGAAGAGAGCAACGACCTCATCGAACCCCCGGAGGGGGAGTACTGA
- a CDS encoding transcription factor, protein MCADNEVDVVNVVGSGKLGVELDLYALATDLSAETNSQTKYDPDEHTGMHVRLESGALITLYRTGSYHIVGVDSERALFEARDTFIEAMGKVGLDVPSGEDPFSVRNLVTTTSLGDSVNLNALAIGLGLEQVEYEPEQFPGLVYRPTEFDAVVLIFGSGKMVVTGVTSVERAKQVRESVADEVYRLLG, encoded by the coding sequence ATGTGCGCCGATAACGAGGTGGATGTGGTGAATGTCGTTGGGTCAGGGAAGCTGGGTGTCGAGTTAGACCTATACGCACTCGCTACTGACCTATCTGCTGAGACGAATTCTCAGACGAAATACGATCCGGATGAGCATACAGGGATGCATGTCCGCCTTGAGAGTGGGGCGCTCATCACGTTGTATCGGACCGGGAGTTACCACATCGTCGGTGTTGATTCCGAAAGGGCGTTGTTCGAGGCGCGGGATACATTCATTGAGGCGATGGGGAAGGTCGGGTTGGATGTCCCGAGTGGTGAGGACCCGTTTAGTGTGCGGAATTTAGTAACAACGACGAGTCTCGGGGATTCGGTGAATCTGAATGCATTGGCGATTGGACTTGGATTGGAGCAGGTGGAATACGAGCCGGAGCAGTTTCCGGGGTTGGTGTATCGCCCAACGGAATTTGACGCTGTGGTCCTCATTTTTGGGTCGGGGAAGATGGTTGTGACGGGTGTGACGAGTGTCGAGAGAGCGAAGCAGGTGCGAGAATCCGTAGCTGATGAGGTTTATCGGTTGTTAGGGTAG
- a CDS encoding restriction endonuclease — translation MAVLDDLSGFEFEDVMEDVFRNLGYENVRQADRTADEGRDVIMEEVVDGTRRAIIVECKHTGTVGRPVVQKLHSAIATFDFDGPKRGMVVTTGRFTNPAQEYADRLQQNDDPHPIELLDGEDLREIADEIGLDLYNGRIEILCDETLRPYDPAADVDAPVEEAFRDVENIEAADLPDPHSSVTFRPVVAVTADTNAVFETSVGIIHRINDRTRFVAHAERGQPKVVDEDVATLVTENLHATVDLDTEQFAEVFDDVEERRFGQTQTEYKEWAVERLQQHHTTTVTYTGDNNVTYNKTCEPNRSDISVQSIEPVYLPEVRQTTELQEYTYPFEYYAAGPSRVTAEDGIHQCVHCDTSGVDETYTYCPNCGAIACTSHTKTERLESEPVCTGCAVTERFALKTKYFYDEENLEAFREEYAEMPLHEKTMENKWLAGGSVVATVLLVVGLLVTGGII, via the coding sequence ATGGCTGTACTGGACGATCTCTCGGGGTTCGAGTTCGAGGACGTGATGGAGGACGTGTTCCGGAACCTCGGCTACGAGAACGTCCGCCAGGCCGACCGCACGGCTGACGAGGGTCGCGACGTCATCATGGAGGAGGTCGTCGATGGCACGCGGCGCGCGATCATCGTCGAGTGCAAGCACACGGGGACGGTCGGCCGGCCGGTCGTCCAGAAGCTCCACTCCGCCATCGCGACGTTCGACTTCGACGGCCCGAAGCGCGGGATGGTCGTCACGACCGGCCGGTTCACGAATCCCGCTCAGGAGTACGCCGACCGCCTCCAGCAGAACGACGACCCGCACCCAATCGAGTTGCTTGACGGCGAGGACCTCCGGGAGATTGCCGACGAGATCGGCCTCGACCTCTACAACGGTCGCATCGAGATTCTCTGCGACGAGACGCTCCGCCCGTACGACCCGGCCGCCGACGTCGACGCACCCGTCGAAGAGGCGTTCCGCGACGTCGAGAACATCGAGGCCGCCGACCTCCCAGACCCGCACTCATCGGTGACGTTCCGCCCAGTGGTCGCGGTCACCGCGGACACAAACGCCGTCTTCGAGACGTCGGTGGGCATCATCCACCGGATCAACGACCGGACGCGATTCGTTGCCCACGCCGAACGCGGGCAGCCGAAGGTCGTCGACGAAGACGTCGCAACGCTGGTCACCGAGAACCTTCACGCGACGGTCGACCTCGATACCGAGCAGTTCGCGGAGGTGTTCGATGACGTCGAGGAGCGCCGGTTCGGGCAGACCCAAACCGAGTACAAGGAGTGGGCCGTCGAGCGGCTCCAGCAGCATCACACGACGACGGTGACCTACACCGGTGACAACAACGTCACGTACAACAAGACCTGCGAGCCGAACCGCTCGGACATCTCCGTCCAATCGATCGAACCAGTGTACCTCCCCGAGGTTCGCCAGACGACCGAACTCCAAGAGTACACCTACCCCTTCGAGTACTACGCGGCAGGCCCGTCACGGGTGACCGCCGAGGACGGCATCCATCAGTGCGTCCACTGTGACACGAGCGGCGTCGACGAGACGTACACGTACTGTCCGAACTGTGGGGCGATCGCCTGCACCAGCCACACCAAAACGGAGCGGCTGGAAAGCGAGCCGGTCTGTACGGGCTGTGCAGTGACCGAACGGTTCGCGTTGAAAACGAAGTACTTCTACGATGAGGAGAACCTCGAAGCGTTCCGCGAGGAGTACGCCGAAATGCCGCTCCACGAGAAGACGATGGAGAACAAGTGGCTGGCCGGGGGGAGCGTAGTCGCGACGGTGCTGCTCGTCGTCGGACTACTTGTCACCGGCGGCATTATCTGA